Within Bacillus sp. E(2018), the genomic segment TAACTAAGAAAGGCTTTGATCTTTTTTCCTGGGGTACCCCATAACCCCACTCAATCTGACGGCTCACAATGATTTTTTCATCATTCAGCCAAGTAAAATCCCCGTCAGCATAACCGGTATAACCTAGATTTCTTTCTTTACCGCTCTTAGGATTCCATACCGTTAAACGTTTATTTTCAGATGTCAGCCTTCCGATTCCTTTTATATACCCTAGCTGTTTCGTATTTGGCGACCAATGGAACCAGTTTGGCTGATTTAACATATTTCCAATCATATGAGTTCGAGTGCCGTCTATAGAAACAACCATTAGTGTGTTGGAGTCTGCCGACATGGATGCTGTTGGACATGCGATGAACGCAAACCACTGATCATCCAACCCCCACTTGAATTCTGTAGCACCTATAGCAAAGAACGTATCACTCATCTTAGGCAACGTAGTAATATTTTGTACTTTCTTCAAATCTCCGTTTGCATTTAAAGGAACATAAAAAAGTCGAACTGGACTCCAGCCATCAGGCTCTAAATTTGCAGAAGAAGAGACAACAAATCCTCTCCCGTCAGGTGCCCAACTGTAGTTACCTGTGCCAAGAATGACATTTTGAAAGGATGAAGCAGGTCTTGTTAAGTCAATTACATTAAGCACACCACCACTTTTCCACGCAAGCTTGGATTCTGTCGGAGACCATCTCGTCAAACTCACATCGCCATAGAATACTTTTCTTTTTAAACGCGTTACACGGTTATAAACCCATAGCTCTTTTCCTTTACGAGCTATGTAACTAATGTAAGTTCCGTTGCTTGAAAACGTTGGATGAGTAAGATTAGAACTTTCAACAAGCTTTCTTTCTAAATCACCTTCTTTTAGCCACAGTCCATCACTTCTTATAAATGCTGCTCTTCTTTCAGAAGCTTCTGCAAAGTTTGTGTGGCTAATGAATATACTTATAAATATCAATCCGCAAATAAATAGACGTTTCACATGATCACCTCATTAGTAACATGAGCGAAAAGAAGAAAATCATACTAAAAAAGCTCAGGAACTAAGAAGTTCCTGAGCTTTGTATAACTTTATTCTCCTGTTTCAGCAAAGCGCTTGATACGTGCTGCGATCTCGTCACGAACGCGTTGGAATTCACTCCACTCTTTTCCTGCTGGATCATCGAATCCCCAATGTTCACGTGTTTTGTGAGGTGGTGTTGCAGGACATACATCGTTTGCATGACCACATAACGTTACAACTAAGTCTGCTTTTTCTAGAATGTCTTTGTCGATCACATCTGATGTTTGGTTCGTGATATCAATATTCACTTCGTTCATCGCTTTGATCGCGTTTGGATTCACTCCATGTGCTTCGATGCCAGCTGAGTATACTTCATATTTATCACCAAGGTAGTGGTGTCCAAATCCTTCAGCCATCTGAGAACGGCAAGAATTACCTGTGCAAAGGAAATAGATGATTGGTTTAGCCATTTTGTAAAACCTCCTGTAGTAAAGAACTTCTTTCGAGACCATCATAATATAAGTATATCCTTATATCAATATTTATTTATATATTCTTTGACATTTCATATAAACATATGGTTATATACTAATGAGGTGAAGTCAATTATGGAACTTGATCAGTTAACGGAATGTTATAAAGCAATGGCAGATAAAACACGATTGAATATATTAGCATTACTCCGCCACGAAGAGTTATGTGTATGTGAGTTAGTTGATATCTTAAAGATGACACAGCCTAGTATTTCACAACACTTAAGAAAATTGAAGCAAGCTAAACTCGTTAAAGAACGACGTAACAGCCAATGGATCTTCTACTCGATTGATGGAGAGATCTATCCATTCATTAAAGCAAATTTAGAAGCACTACCTGATATGTCAGCTAAGATTGAAGAGTTAAAAGCTTCAGGTGGAAAAGTTTGTTGCTAACTTAGAATTACATAAATAGGGGGGATTCTTATGAACAGCATGGCGTTAATGGCCTTCGCTGTATTTTTAGTTACGATTATTTTTGTTATATGGCAGCCACGCGGTCTTTCCATCGGTTGGTCTGCGACCGTTGGAGCTATCATCGCACTTCTTCTTGGCGTCGTTTCAATCGCTGATGTGTGGACGGTTACTGGTATTGTTTGGAATGCTACATTAGCGTTTGTAGCGATCATACTCATATCGATTATTCTAGATGAGATCGGTTTCTTCGAATGGTCAGCCTTACATATGGCGCGACTTGCAGGTGGAAACGGTAAGAAAATGTTTGCCTATGTGATTCTGCTCGGAGCTGCAGTTTCAGCCTTTTTTGCAAATGATGGCGCAGCATTAATTCTGACTCCTATCGTACTTGCTCAAGTTCGGGCATTGAAATTAAAAGAAGCTATGATATTACCGTTTATTAT encodes:
- the arsC gene encoding arsenate reductase (thioredoxin): MAKPIIYFLCTGNSCRSQMAEGFGHHYLGDKYEVYSAGIEAHGVNPNAIKAMNEVNIDITNQTSDVIDKDILEKADLVVTLCGHANDVCPATPPHKTREHWGFDDPAGKEWSEFQRVRDEIAARIKRFAETGE
- a CDS encoding metalloregulator ArsR/SmtB family transcription factor, producing MELDQLTECYKAMADKTRLNILALLRHEELCVCELVDILKMTQPSISQHLRKLKQAKLVKERRNSQWIFYSIDGEIYPFIKANLEALPDMSAKIEELKASGGKVCC